Within Xanthomonas theicola, the genomic segment ATGGAATAGGCGCGCAGCAGCGGCCGCGTCTCCGTCTCCAGGCCGATCATCACGAACTGGCCGTTGTCGAAGCGGAAACCTTCGCTGCGGGTGGTGGTGAAACTGAAGTAGTCGTCTGTCCAGTGGCGGACGTCGAGCACCGTTTCGGGGCCAAAAGCAGAGGACATGCCGTTGATCGTTGTAGGGGAGCAACTGTCGCCGATTCTACTCCATGCGCGTTCAAATAAGAGTAAGAGCGACTAACAAAACGCTGGAAGAAGCCGTAGGCAGATGATGGAGCAAGCAAGCTAAAGCCCTGCAAAATGGATGTCGATCCTGCGCTCGAAGCGAATGCGCAGCTTGCCCATTGCGGGGCGAACCAGGCATGGGTGCGCTCGAGCACCCAGCGCCGGCGTCCCAGCCGGTCGTTGCGCGCGGTGCCCTTGCGCGCGATGTTTGTTAGCGACTCTAAATCTCATTTTTGGAGGCACGGGGGTCGCCGCGCGTCGCCGCGCGAACGACCGTTCGTCGGACAGGGACAGCGGTGCCCGCGGCGGGGTGCCGTTGCGTCGACTGGCGCCGATCGCGCCGTCGGCGCCGATCTGGACCACGAGGATGAACGGTGCGGTGTCCGCGCGCGGCGTGGCGCAATTGGCCACGCCCGCGTCCAGTGCCGCGCGCTGCAGCGCCTGCAGGCGTTCGCTCGGCGCGCCGGGTAAGGCGGCCTCGTCGCGGTTGGCCAGGGCCTTGCCCGCGGCGGCGGGGAGCGCCAGGGCGGCGGCGAGCAGGCAGGGCAGGAAGCGTTGCCGCATGGCGGATCCGGCAGGCGATGCTCAACGATACCCAGCGGCCTGCAATTCGAACAGTTCCGCGTAGCGCCCGCCCTGCGCCATCAGCTCGGCATGGGTGCCGCTGGCCTCGATCCGGCCGCCGGCCAGGACCAGGATGCGGTCGGCCATGCGCACGCTGGAGAAACGGTGCGAGATCAGCACCGCGGTGCGGTCGTCGGACAGTTCCTTGAAGCGCTGGAACACCTCCAATTCGCTGCGCGCGTCCAGCGCCGCGGTCGGTTCGTCGAGGATCATCAACTGCGCGTCGCGCATGTAGGCGCGCGCGATCGCGATCTTCTGCCACTGCCCGCCGGACAGGTCCACGCCGGTCTTGAAGCGGCGCCCGATCAACTGCTCGTAGCCGTGCGGCAGGCCTTCGATCAGTTCCGCGGCCATCGCCCGCTGCGCGGCGGCGCGGATCCGCGCCGCGTCGGTCATCGAATCGACCCGGCCGACGCCGATGTTCTCGCCGGCGCTGAGGTGGTAGCGCACGAAGTCCTGGAAGATTACCCCCAGGTTGGCGCGCAGGTCGTCCAGGTCGTAGTCGCGCAGGTCGCGGCCGTCGAGCAGGATGCGGCCCTCGTCCGGGTCGTACAGCCGCGCCAGCAGCTTGACCAGGGTGGTCTTGCCGGCGCCGTTCTCGCCGACCAGCGCCAGTACCTCGCCGGCGCGCAGTTCGAAGTCCAGGTGCCGCACCGCCCACTGCGCGGCGTCCGGATAGCGGAAGCCCACGTTCTCGAACACGAAGCCGCGCACGATCGGCCGCGGCACCGGCGCCGCGCCGGGCCGGGTGCGGATCTCCGGCACGATGCGGAAGAACGAGTACAGATCGTCGAGGTACAGCGCCTGCCCGGCCACCTGCGAAAAACCGATCAGCAGCCCCTCCAGCAACTGGCGCAGGCGCAGGAAGCTGCCGGCCAGGAAGGTCAGGTCGCCGATGCTGAAGTCGCCGCGCACGGTACGCCAGGCGATGTAGCCGTAGGCGGCGTAGTAACCCAGCGTGCCCAACGCCGCCAGCAGCGTGCCCCACAGCATGCGCTTGCGCGCCAGCGCACGGTTGGCTTGGAAGAACCGATCGGCCAGCGCGCGGTAGCGCTCGATCAGGAAGCTGTGCAGGTTGAAGATCTTCACTTCCTTGGCGGTCTCGACGCTGGCGCCGACCTGGCGCAGGTAGTCGAGCTGGCGCCGTTCCGACGTCCACTGGAAGTTGAGCGAGTAGCCCAGCGCGTTGAAGTGCGACTCGCCGACGAATGCGGGCACCAATGCCACCGCCAGCAGCACGATCAGCCACGGCGCGTAGACCAGCAGGCCGATCGCGAAGCTGACCACGGTGATCGCGTCCTGCACCTGGCCAAACAGCTGGCCCATCAGGTTCATCCGGCCCATCGTCTGGCGCCGCGCGCGGTCGAGCTTGTCCTGCTGCTCGGGATCCTCGAAATCCTCCAGGTCCAGCTGCGCGGCATGTTCCATCAGCTGCACGCTGGTGACGTTGTTGAACAGTTCCGACAGCAGCGTGTCGGCATAGCCGACCAGTCGTCCGAGCAGGTCCGAGCCGATCGCCAGCGCCAGTTCCAGCGCCAGCAGTTGCAACAGCCGGTCCAGCCGCGCGCTGGCCAGCGCCGCGCCGAACGAGCTGAAGCCGGGCGACTGCCCGACCAGGTGGATCGCCTCGTCGATGATCAGCTTGCCGATGTACAGCGAAGCCACCGGGATCAGCGCGCGCAGCACGCGCAAGCCGATACTGCTGAGGGTCAGCCAGCGGCTGGTGCGCCAGATCTGGCGCAGGAACGGAGGCAGGTTGCGCATCGCCTCGAAGCGCTCGCGCAGGCTGGGGCCGGTAGCGGCGCCGCGCCGTGCCGCGCGGTGGGGAGGGGAAGAGGAGTGGGAGGCCATCGGCGTATTGTGCCGGGGCCAGGTGCGCGCGGGGGTGTGGAACTGCGCCGGCCGCCGTGGGCGCATGCGCCAGGGGCGGCGGCGTGCGTGCCGGCAACTGCCGCCATCAGCGCCTGCGCAACCGGGCCCGCGGCCCGCGGCCGGTGCAGCCCTGCTTGCGCACGGCAATGCCGCGCCGCCGGCGTCGGCCCGGGCTCACTCGTCCAGGCGCAGGGTCAGGCACTTGGCCGCGCCGCCGGCCTTGAGGAATTCGTCCAGCGGGGTCTGCACCACTTGGTAGCCGATCCCGGCCAGCGCCGCGCACAGCGCGGGCGTGGCGCGATTGAGCAGCAGGCGTTCGTCCAGGTCCACCGCATTGCAGGCGAAGGCGAGCGCATCGGCTTCGCCGACCGCGATGCGCTGCGCCCGCGGGATGCGGCGCGCGATCGCCTGCTGGGCGTCGTCGTCGAATGCGGCCGGGTAGTACAGCAGGTAGCCGTCGCGCAGCGGGCAGAAGCACGTATCCAGGTGGTAGAAGCGCGGGTCGACCAGGCGCAGCGGCAGCACGTCGATGTCCAGCAGGTCGGCCAGTTCGTGCGCGGCGGCCAGGTCGCTGCGATGGCCGTGGCCCATCCACAGGCGCCGCGCGCCGCGGTCCAGCAGCGCGTCGCCGGCGCCTTCGAAGTACAGGTCCTCGGGCAGTGCGCGGATGCGGAAGCCGGCGCGGCGGCACCATTCGGCGAACAGCACTTCCTCGCCGCGGCGTTCGGCATGTCGGAAACGGCTGGGCACGAAGCCCTCGCCGAGCACCAGGCCGGCGTTGGCGCTGAACACCATGTCCGGCAGCCCGGCCGCTGCATCGATCCGCTCGACCTGCGCGCCTGCCGCCTCCGCCGCAGCGACCAGCGCGTTCCATTGCGCCTGCGCGCGTTCGCGGCTGGCGGCGTGGACGTTGCCTTCCATCCAGGGGTTGATCACATAGTCCACCGCGAAGTGCTGCGGCGCGCACATCAGCAGGCGATGGCCGGCGCGGGCAGCGGCGCACGCCTGTGTCTCCGGCTCGGCGAGCGTCGGGTTCTCGCCGTCCGAGGCGGTACTGCCCGCCAGGAATTTCTTGATCATGCCGGTCTTGTTCTACGCTGGAGTTGCGCGGACGCTATCATGCCGGCCTCGTTCTGCGCTGGGGTTGCGCGAACACTAGCGGCGGCGTGTTGCGCAGACATGTCCGCGCGCCCGGGCGGTCGTCGCCGCGGGCGCGATCCGCGGCGACGGCAGCAGGTATCCGGCAACAGGCGGCAGGCGGTCGGAGCGAGGCGGCATCGGCCGGCGCCGACCGCGTGGTCCGGCCCCAGGCATCCTGCGGCCGGCATGACCGCCGGGCGGCCATGCCGCCCGCTGCTGCGCTCACGGCAGCGCCGGTTGCAGGCCCACCCCGAGCCGGTTCTAGGCATTGATCACGGCGATGGCCATGGTCAGTGC encodes:
- a CDS encoding ABC transporter ATP-binding protein; translated protein: MASHSSSPPHRAARRGAATGPSLRERFEAMRNLPPFLRQIWRTSRWLTLSSIGLRVLRALIPVASLYIGKLIIDEAIHLVGQSPGFSSFGAALASARLDRLLQLLALELALAIGSDLLGRLVGYADTLLSELFNNVTSVQLMEHAAQLDLEDFEDPEQQDKLDRARRQTMGRMNLMGQLFGQVQDAITVVSFAIGLLVYAPWLIVLLAVALVPAFVGESHFNALGYSLNFQWTSERRQLDYLRQVGASVETAKEVKIFNLHSFLIERYRALADRFFQANRALARKRMLWGTLLAALGTLGYYAAYGYIAWRTVRGDFSIGDLTFLAGSFLRLRQLLEGLLIGFSQVAGQALYLDDLYSFFRIVPEIRTRPGAAPVPRPIVRGFVFENVGFRYPDAAQWAVRHLDFELRAGEVLALVGENGAGKTTLVKLLARLYDPDEGRILLDGRDLRDYDLDDLRANLGVIFQDFVRYHLSAGENIGVGRVDSMTDAARIRAAAQRAMAAELIEGLPHGYEQLIGRRFKTGVDLSGGQWQKIAIARAYMRDAQLMILDEPTAALDARSELEVFQRFKELSDDRTAVLISHRFSSVRMADRILVLAGGRIEASGTHAELMAQGGRYAELFELQAAGYR
- a CDS encoding dimethylarginine dimethylaminohydrolase family protein; amino-acid sequence: MIKKFLAGSTASDGENPTLAEPETQACAAARAGHRLLMCAPQHFAVDYVINPWMEGNVHAASRERAQAQWNALVAAAEAAGAQVERIDAAAGLPDMVFSANAGLVLGEGFVPSRFRHAERRGEEVLFAEWCRRAGFRIRALPEDLYFEGAGDALLDRGARRLWMGHGHRSDLAAAHELADLLDIDVLPLRLVDPRFYHLDTCFCPLRDGYLLYYPAAFDDDAQQAIARRIPRAQRIAVGEADALAFACNAVDLDERLLLNRATPALCAALAGIGYQVVQTPLDEFLKAGGAAKCLTLRLDE